The DNA sequence GCCCTTATGTGTAAATTCAGTAGCTTGATAGGAACGGTGCCAAGATGTCTGAGATGTTCACAGGTCCATATCATAATTCAACATACTAAGGGGAAGTCCACTGATAATGGAAAACATATGTTGAAGACATAATGAaagtgtaatgtaatgttacATGTTCCATGTTTTTCTGAGAGTCCTTGTTTCTGACTGTAAGTACTATTTAATCATGATGCAACTGATTTTCCTATGTGGTGTAGTATGTGTACCACTGAATTATGTCAGAAAAACTAAATTACAGATGCTGAATTAGGCTGAAATACGCAGCTAAATGTAATTGATATATTTATGGTGAAGGGGGAAAGAATGCTCAGTTTGTGCTCAGCTTGCCAGCCAAAAGTGAAAAATCAGGtttactgtttttgtaaaaCAAGGATCTTGATAAGAGTAAGTGGTAGCCCAAATGATACTGGAGTACCACCCTAGACGGCAATCAAGGTTTAACAAATATGATGAACCAGGAAACTTTTCTATTAACGTTACCATTAACCATATTGGACTTTAAGGAATACTGTTGACAAAACTTGTAAAGCCTCCGCTTACTGTCCCCTGTAATTCACATTGATTTACTCTTTGTCCATATATTGCATTTTCTCTTGTACATCTAAGTGGAGTTTGACTAGTTTCGGTTTTATTTGCTTAGATTCTGTCTTTGATTCTGCTGACTGAGCCTTTTTGCTGCTAAAGAAAATTGTGATGCATCCTtcctaaataaaaataaaatgaataattttctgGTTCCTCTTGATAATCCATACTTTACAGCCCACAGAGCAATACTCTCTAATGACATCCATTCATTTGCTAAACTGCTTATCCTGTTCAGGTTCACAGTGGGCTGGACTTTGTCCCAGCACAACAAAACTACTTAATATTTATATGAACAACAGGTCAAATGACTGTGTACTGTAAAACAGGTCATTATAACAAATCCACAGAGAATgatcaccaactctgcagtccCCTGAATGACAAAATTTTACCAGCTGGTAACCATATTGGggaatttagcagctaaagagatatctttctcaggagttggtggagaccaaaccagaactaaaagaaaatttctctttttaaatgaatttttaaaaatcattgaATTCTGcttcaacacatttttgataCATAAAACTTCaattaaaattataaacatAAGTGGAATCTCAGCTAGAGCTTCATACCGAAAACCGAGATCCTGGCATTTACTCAGAATTCTCACCGAATCTACTCCCTTTTCCCTGTGAAATTACCATGAATCCCAGGattatgtatgtctgtgtgccCTGTGTGCTCATGAACTGAAGACCATTGTATGTACTGAAACAAAGACATATTCTCCAAACCTCATTAAGGATACTACACAACTGTTAAAGCCAAATGCTGTCATTGACATGCAATTATTATGGACTGGATCAACTTTTCAGCTGTAGCCCATTACTTTTCTTAGTTTTCAAAAGGAATTACCTCCTTGGAAGtaatacatttaaatcacaGGAAAACATTCAACCATAATCTGAATATGAATGAGTAATACTCTTATTTGATTACCACtttttctgttaaaactaaTAATGTATGAATTAAAATTTCTAAATTATAAATGGTGTGACAACCACCTCCACTAACTGGTGCTTACAGAGTTTAGCAAGATTTTTACTCATCCACTTACCGTGTTTATGGTGCTTGTTGTGTGTGGTGTTCACATGTGATGTGCTTGTTCTAGGAACAGGAGCTCGAGGccagcaagaaagaaaaattagCAGAGGCAAGGCTGGAGGCAGAAGTGAGACTATATAAGAAGGAAAATGAGGCCCTTCGCAGGCACATGGCAGTACTTCAGGCTGAAGTGTATGGAGCCAGACTGGCTGCAAAATATTTGGACAAGGAACTGGCTGGCAGGTAATGAACTAGATCTCATAACATTTCTAGATTAAAGGTGTGGGTTTGCCAAAACGATATGAGGTTAGAATGTTAcaatacattacattattaacaATACATTGAACAATAACCGGGAATCATTTACTCGTGTACAAGTGCATGTATACTCACTTTTAGAACAAAATTCAACACACTACTCAAACTCTCTGATACTGAACTTCAATTTCATACAGTTTATTAGAATCTTAGTCCATCTGAGTGTTAATTAGCCTCTTTACAACATTATACGCACTGGAAGGGCAGTAAACAACACAGGGCCACATATCGTAAGATGAAGTCTACTTGGTTGAGGCATTATCTCTCTTCCTTCATCCtccaacacacagacatgcctAATATGTAAGCTATTTGAGTCTAGGGTGCCCGCACTGGTCTGTTGTGTAATACATGGAGGCCATGAGTAATACAATATTTCTCCTTATTGCATGTAAGGCATATTGATGAAAATGTGTCActaatttttaatatttttactgtatctTCCCCACCCCAGTATTTGAATGATGGCCCAAAGTAGCCCATCAAATTAAACTTGGAAAATTCTGATTTGTGTACAGCCATAGAACACAGTACATCTCGTTGAATGAGTGGGAATACAGTAAATCTCAACCATCTCAACTCCAGGGCGCAACACTGTCAGCGACCCATGGCTTGGAACTGTGCGCTGATTCAGTCCTCACCATCAAGTATCTGGTGCTCCCTTTAATGTagcttctgttgtgtttttatgtaaatgtgttaaatgtgtctTGTCTGAATGTGATAGGTGTTTTAATGCACTCTTTTTAATAGCGGATTTTTGCACATGCAAGCCAAAGACAAATTTCTGCCTTTTGCATGCAAAAGGTAGACAATAAAgtattttctattctattctattctattccatCCCTGGTAGGTGGAGGGGGCAGAGTTCTTGTTCTACAAGAAAATGGATAGACTGTCTGAAATTTGCTTTGACAGCAGTATGTTTCGGTTTGTCTTTCAGGGTGCAGCAGATCCAATTACTGGGTCGTGACATGAAAGGGCCAGCACATGACAAGCTGTGGAACCAACTGGAGGCAGAGATTCACCTTCACCGCCATAAGACTGTCATCCGAGCATGTAGGGGTCGCAATGATCCTAAGAAACCTCTTCCCTCTCCTGTAGGGCATGTGagtgtaaaaatacaaagcAGTTGAAACtgttgatatattattatatattgatattgatatattatttcCTTTAATTGTGCTTTCAAagttgtatttgtttatgtgaTTATAGGACTCAGACATGTTAAAGAAAACCCAGGGAGTAGGCCCTATCAGAAAGGTGGTGCTAGTCAAAGATGACCACGAGGGCTTGGGAATCTCCATCACAGTAAGAAGTCacaatcgtttttttttttgtttgttttttcattccTGACAGCCTCTTGATGTTGCACCTAAGATCTATGGATGCAAACCTCCTTActtcaaattaaacattaacAATGTGCAAGCAGCAGGGAATAAACTTGAACACAAAATGTTTCTGCTAACTCTAATGCACAACAATGACATTTGCTAAATTCAACAATAGAACAGTAAATGTTTCATGTCCAAGAGTTCAGACATACAAGAATTCACAGTTGCAAGAAGCAGACCATGTTTCAACATTTTCCAGAATCAGTCAATTTTAGGCACTGTAAAGACAGTACCTTAGATCATACCTTATTTCTCGTGTTTCTAAGagttcttgttcttgttgtgaGTTGTTGATTGAGGCATGTCTTGTTGTAATATTGTAATGTCTTTTCAGCTGCAGTATTCTTCAGTAGCTTAGTAGCTTTGGGAGAGGAGCCTTCTATCTGCTGTGATTGTAGGCAAAAAGTGCACATTGAAGTCTTTTGTCAATAGATCATAGGGAACATGTCCTAATTAACTATTCCATACAGATCATGTTTGTGCAAGTTTTCGTGCATAGTCCTGGCTTTTCTGAACTTATcaagatgtgtttaaaaagcTGTAGAAAATCCTCTAAGTAGCTAACAAAGGATCTGGGAATTAAGAAAATTGACCCTTACACTGCAAGGAAAGTGCCTCAAGCTTGTGATTTCCATATCGTGAAGCATTAAAGGTGCTTTCAGACAGCCAGCTCCTGCTGCCATCACTGTTTTCAATGTACACATGATGGCAGCCATTGGGAGAGGGAGGAATCACTGACGATCTTGTTAACATGCACAGCATTTGCCACTGCTATCTGAGTTGATGATGGGTTTTAGTAGAATTGGAGGTAGCTGGAAGTGGGGGAGCTTCTCCCTGCTGCCTTCAAAGCAAAATACGGAACCTCAGTGTTACCAGGCAGCAGATGCAACGACAACTGATCATTGTCTAAAGGCACTTTTGGAAACTAAGTAGAACTGTTGAGATGAACTGTAAGATTAAAATAATGTCTGATCATGTTGCCTGTCAATTGATCATgtatgcaaaaacaaacaatatacaaggcggctgtggctcaggaggtagagctggcccactaatcagaaggttggTGGTTCAATTCCCTAGCTTCTCATGTCTGCAATTAAAGTGTCCTTgtgcaagatactgaaccccaaattgcttcTGATGGTTGTgccagcaccttgcatggtagcttgctgccaacagtgtgtgaatgtgaatgcgTGAATGGCCAGCAGAAACGCTATATTGAAAGCATTATATAATTGCAGCCATTTATAAACAAACCTACATGTATGCCCATTTGGGGTGCATGCCCATTTGGGATGTTCAACACTTGAAGTCAAATTTGCTGTGAGTGATTAGTAAACATAGTTGGGGTGAGGCACTTCTATTGGCTGGTCAGCACATCTCACACTTAGATATTTTTTGACATTACCATAAAATAACCTAAAAGGAAGAGTACTTGGCCAAATGAGCTGAGTTAACCTTTGTATGTCTGTTGTCTTGTCAGGGTGGGAAGGAGCACGGTGTTCCCATTCTAATTTCAGAGATCCATCCTGGTCAGCCTGCAGATAGATGTGGAGGTTTGCATGTCGGAGATGCCATTCTTGCCGTCAATAGCATCAATTTGCGTGATGCCAAACACAAGGAGGCTGTCACCATTCTGTCTCAGCAGGTAACACAGGTGTGCACACATATACGCACACCACACCacactgtttttctgtttctctcaaaGTGTTCATTCTGGGTATCAGGGAGGGCAGATAGAGTTTGAGGTGGTGTATGTGGCTCCAGAGGTGGACAGCGATGATGAGAATGTGGAGTATGAAGATGACAGTGGCCATCGCTACCGACTCTACTTGGATGAACTGGAGGATGGTAGTACAGCGCCACCTGGTGACAGCTCAGCATCGCTGCAGGGTAAGTTTTCAAAACCTGTTTTTACCACAAACAGGATGCTCACACATCCATAAAAGGCCTTTCAGAATGCTTTAAATTTaatagataaaaatgaaaagcttaaacaccatttttcaagtctgtcttaaaataatagtcGGGTGCCCATAAGAATATTGAGCTTTCATCATTCATTCTGTTCATTCTGATCATCAGGAGATCCTCcaaatgtacttacaatgtgagtgatggacaaaccaaaaaaagtttttagatAATAGAAGATAATATAAAGCTTTAgccgtctgagttagtcaaataaagtggatatcttccgcAGTTACAGTATTATTAGTAATTTCTCTGAGGCACTGGACTATTGTATTGAAAAAATTGTCCAagcaaaatcacatttaatcatctcCTTTTGCAGTcagaaatattgtgttttttcaatgtatcattgatattttttattattaaaaggtgaaggacaagacagacagacagtttgtACCATGCCATTTcattgcactgcatttgggcagtcagctttctctgtgaaagccacaactcagtggaatgccctacctgatgatatgaagagctgcaattccatcaatacattcaaaaccaatttaaaaaatgtactaaaaaccactcagctctgtaaccactgaatctaaatttcatctatggtcttctcattagcgcaggtagtcttgcttttaatttgtttcttactttgtactgtttgttgttgtgctgttgaatgttttgattgtgggggactgcagaagtaaattagctttgagctaactctggtgcagtgcatcatttatgttaaaaactgtacactgtcctaAGAAAAGATAACTCAGGTTGAAGAATACTGGAATTTCTCATTAACTAAGAAACTGTATTGTTCACTCTCCTCCTGCTCATTGGATGTGTAgttgtttttctatttcttaTTGCTTTTCTTCATTGTTGTTGCCCTTATTTCCCTAGTTTAAGGCTTGCTTGCAAATTTAATATGGCAATTGTACTGATAAGAACATTTCCCACTTTGGATGTATTCAAAAAGATAGAGTCACTTACTATACCTTCAACTTCTCCAGCAAATATTGGAACTGCAATTTGGAGGATATATAGTAGAGATGTACTGCTATATGCAGCCAAGTGGATTTACTACTGGTTTTCTTTAGGTAAAGAAGGGAATATTGTGATAGCATTGGTATTGGTAATGTTGTTGCcagttgtattttaaatgatttgtagACTAAGAATATTCTGGTAGGGAACTGGTTTAATACCTTTCACTGTGGTATTGATTCTGTTGTAGTTGTATACAGcagaatattatatataatatataatatataatataacaatatataattattttatgtaattatatGGACGTATTAGGTCAGTATTGATGAAATCATCATGTCACCTGAATAATGGGGGCTGAAATAGGGGTTCATCTTAAAATTGCTGGAGCATTGGCGGTATCAATTTGAATTTCAGTAGACTTTTGTACTTCCTCCCTCAGCAAAAGGATAAAACAAGTCACTGAGTTTCACTTGATTCAGTCATTCAGGCATTCAGGAAAAGGCAAAGAATGCCAAACAATAAAAGGCAATGCATGTGCCAGTATATTACAATACATTTTAAGTTGAACTTAATTGTCACACAGGCAAAGGCCTGCATAGAAGTGcacactgtatatacataaTGGTATTTTATAAACTCTGTTTTAAGAGTTTTCGTTGTCATTGATGCCTGCGGACAAAATCAAAGCTCAACAGCATCACCGCCTGTCTTTACCATGTGTTGGATTGAGTAGTAGGCTCATATGATTAGTCACATTATCAATCCTTCTTCCCTCTGGCTGGCTGGTAGTGGGTGGGACTTATCAATTAATCCAGTGGTCCAGGTGTAATAAGGCTCTGGGTAGTAGTGTCCTGGAAGTGATTTTGGCACTGAACTActgtgagacagagaaagagctAACATCCGAGAATCAGTCCTGCAAAACATCTGTTTCCTTGAGAACTGTTAAGCTGACTACCCCCAGCTTCCTTTCCGTTTTGGTGGACcaaccaccaaaaaaaaaaaaaaacttgagcaAGAACTTCTTCTGCTAATTGCGTTTGGGCTGGTCACTCATGGGCAGCACTCTTGCCAGACAGCCTTTATTTCCTTCACTGTAATTACTAACATTACTCttctgacactcacacacacacttagttaGAGAATGAGCATAGCCTAGATGAGTGTCAGGAGCCAAGCTGCCAGTCATTCTCTTAAACATTTTTGAGGGCTTGTCTTGAATCTGTTCATTATGCTGATTTTGGTTAACTGCTCTAGCTTGGAGATTTTTGCTCCTTGTTAGAGTAGCTGTGACATACAGACAGTAGCTAGTGACATACAGGCATTCCTTCTGCAGACAGTGATACTTGGAGTTGCATTCAGCTTGCCAAAGAATCATACACTGTGAGGCTGTTAGAGTAGACAGGCGTATGGAGTATGGACTAGCTATGCTGTGTTGAGTGTTGCTAAAACGGATGTCTGTATGTAGAGAACTTATCTCCAGTTAGGCTGACATATATCAGCACTGCAAGTATTTAGTTAGTTGCTGATGTCATATAGTGGTGTATACTGGTTGTCACATTATTGTGTTGAGTGAGAATAGGCTAGGTGTGCTAGCTAACATTCACATATTGGTTGTGTGCATTTCATGGAGGTGTGTCTTATTAGCTGGACAACGGggtgaaattgttttgttttgttcaagtATCGAATTTTGTGGGGGCTGTTTTGGTGTTGCCTGCAACTCGTGGATGACTTCGAGTAGCGTATATGCTAGTTTTGTTCAGTAACTTGTCACTTGTGTTGGCTTCTGTGTTAGTATTAAGTTCGTAAAGATAGCTACTTTTCAAGTGAACAAATTTTGTCAAACTGACTTTGAGTGTAGTGACTTGTGCAAACTTAAGAAAGACTAGTTGCTTAAGGGAAACTTAAGCTGAATTTGGGAAAGTATAGTGTTAATCAGAATTATTACACAGAACCACTTGAATTATTCATCCAGTGATATAACCTCAGAGTCAGTATAACACCTCTAATTAATCATTTCTCTTGGTGATCAGCCAAGGAAATCTTTAATGCACAAATCAGCTTTGGGAAGGAATTAACTTGCACTCAGGTAGACAGAGGGAAAGGAATCGGATATGTAAAGTAACTTAAAGTaagttaaagaaaacaaagacaatgactttatacacaaaacattaattactaaCAGACTGACCTAACATAGTAACCCCACAgtgaagaaataaatgaatgcagaaCTGGAGTTTGTCAGGGAAAGTGTGCAGCAGATGAATAAACACAAGAGGACTAGTGACCGTCACCTGAAGCAGCTGGTAAACCGGGATGGCAAATTTGGAATCAAGTTCTGATAGAGACGCAACTTAGGATTTCTGAATTCACCCACTTAGCAGAGAAGAAGTGTGCTACTTGTGTGTCCGTGGGCTGGTGGCTGCTGAGCAGTGTAGTGACATCAGGAGTGATGTAAACGGTGTTGTCACTGCAGGAAGTGGAGGTGAAGATTCGTCAGTTAAAGTTAGTTTTAACGCAGAGAAAGAATGGGACACTTTGCACTGTTAACAAGAAGAATCCCCTGCTGCATTCCAGTGACAGTCTTGTATAGGCACAGTTTGGTAAGGGAATTCAGAGAAGcatctgaccaatcagaggaTGTGCTGACCCCCCCA is a window from the Thunnus thynnus chromosome 18, fThuThy2.1, whole genome shotgun sequence genome containing:
- the gopc gene encoding Golgi-associated PDZ and coiled-coil motif-containing protein isoform X2, which translates into the protein MSASAGCSPAGQSSGLGPGMSMFRWLEVLEKEFDKAFVDVDLLLGEIDPDQVDITYEGRQKMTSLSSCFAQLCHKTQTVFQLNHKLEAQLLDLRSELTEAQAERVVVEREVHDQLLQLHALQLQIHAKQGQAEDSDSIKDRLEQELEASKKEKLAEARLEAEVRLYKKENEALRRHMAVLQAEVYGARLAAKYLDKELAGRVQQIQLLGRDMKGPAHDKLWNQLEAEIHLHRHKTVIRACRGRNDPKKPLPSPVGHDSDMLKKTQGVGPIRKVVLVKDDHEGLGISITGGKEHGVPILISEIHPGQPADRCGGLHVGDAILAVNSINLRDAKHKEAVTILSQQGGQIEFEVVYVAPEVDSDDENVEYEDDSGHRYRLYLDELEDGSTAPPGDSSASLQALEKMSLSNGPENGDTGISSETPSEETPSKPPDTDFSS
- the gopc gene encoding Golgi-associated PDZ and coiled-coil motif-containing protein isoform X1, which gives rise to MSASAGCSPAGQSSGLGPGMSMFRWLEVLEKEFDKAFVDVDLLLGEIDPDQVDITYEGRQKMTSLSSCFAQLCHKTQTVFQLNHKLEAQLLDLRSELTEAQAERVVVEREVHDQLLQLHALQLQIHAKQGQAEDSDSIKDRLPAPTLGEREQELEASKKEKLAEARLEAEVRLYKKENEALRRHMAVLQAEVYGARLAAKYLDKELAGRVQQIQLLGRDMKGPAHDKLWNQLEAEIHLHRHKTVIRACRGRNDPKKPLPSPVGHDSDMLKKTQGVGPIRKVVLVKDDHEGLGISITGGKEHGVPILISEIHPGQPADRCGGLHVGDAILAVNSINLRDAKHKEAVTILSQQGGQIEFEVVYVAPEVDSDDENVEYEDDSGHRYRLYLDELEDGSTAPPGDSSASLQALEKMSLSNGPENGDTGISSETPSEETPSKPPDTDFSS